One genomic window of Leptospira perdikensis includes the following:
- the lpxC gene encoding UDP-3-O-acyl-N-acetylglucosamine deacetylase, with translation MVTAIHRKTIQNSITLRGIGVHSGKMVTLRLHPAEANTGLIFYLYKGTQKIRIPISLDHVVDTSNATTIGDGSSNRVQTIEHLLAAVHTLGITDCIFEIDSVEVPIMDGSSLPFWEGIRSAGIRVLDETIEPITISNPIWVVDGDKYLVMLPSDELKVTYSIDFNHPLLRGQSYTTTLDESILGTDILPARTFGFLKDVEALQARGLAMGGSLDNAVVLTDDGYLNETLRYDNECVRHKILDLIGDLAVMGRPFRGHLIASKAGHALDISLAKCIMSQVTGNELTQFKSRRIPLFAKKQATR, from the coding sequence TAACCTTACGGCTCCATCCGGCAGAAGCAAATACAGGACTTATTTTTTATCTCTACAAAGGCACCCAAAAGATTCGCATTCCCATCTCCCTCGACCATGTAGTCGACACAAGTAACGCCACGACCATAGGCGATGGAAGTTCCAACCGAGTGCAAACCATCGAGCACCTTCTCGCCGCAGTCCACACTCTCGGCATTACTGATTGTATTTTTGAAATTGATTCCGTCGAAGTTCCAATTATGGATGGTTCCTCCCTGCCGTTTTGGGAAGGAATCCGCTCAGCAGGAATCCGGGTTTTGGATGAAACCATAGAACCCATTACCATTTCCAACCCGATTTGGGTTGTGGACGGGGACAAGTACCTCGTCATGTTACCTTCAGACGAACTCAAAGTCACTTACAGCATCGATTTCAACCACCCCCTCCTCAGAGGACAATCTTACACCACTACCCTCGACGAATCCATTTTAGGAACAGACATCCTTCCTGCCCGAACTTTTGGCTTTTTGAAAGATGTGGAAGCTCTCCAAGCAAGAGGACTTGCTATGGGTGGATCCCTCGACAATGCAGTCGTTTTGACAGATGACGGGTATTTAAACGAAACCTTACGTTATGACAATGAATGTGTTCGCCACAAAATTCTGGATCTGATCGGAGATTTGGCTGTGATGGGAAGACCTTTCCGAGGCCATTTGATCGCTTCCAAAGCCGGTCATGCTCTAGACATCTCTCTCGCAAAATGCATTATGAGTCAAGTTACCGGAAACGAACTCACTCAGTTCAAAAGCAGAAGGATCCCACTTTTCGCTAAAAAACAAGCCACTCGTTAG